Proteins encoded within one genomic window of Tabrizicola piscis:
- a CDS encoding ABC transporter substrate-binding protein: protein MTDKIDHISRQKFMEELRRYQKGSVSRRHFLGVTGLGAASAVLGAAMPGLLPRAALAQGIGDRVGLATWPNYHDAANFDAFTAETGAAVQVNVFGSNEEMLAKLQAGGSGWDVFVPTNYTITTYVEQDLIEPLDLALLPNYDAASFDQRFAGPGTVDGKLYAVPKNWGTTGFAVNTNHTGGTTPATWKEFFDLTQTTFSGRTMVHDYQLTTIGAALKAFGYSFNSIDPAELAKAEELLLATKPHLFAINSDYQPSMRSGDAWMTICWTGDGKQLNRDMPEIAYVLGREGGELWSDFYAIPKGAPHREAAYALINFLLTPEVNAKEALFHGYPVADARVNALLPPEVLNDPILYPAADLLNALEFGAAATLTDPNRAELMARFKSA, encoded by the coding sequence ATGACCGACAAGATTGACCACATCTCGCGTCAGAAGTTCATGGAAGAACTGCGGCGCTACCAAAAGGGCTCGGTAAGCCGGCGTCATTTCCTTGGCGTGACCGGCCTTGGTGCCGCAAGCGCCGTGCTGGGGGCTGCCATGCCCGGCCTTCTGCCGCGCGCGGCCTTGGCGCAAGGCATTGGCGACCGTGTGGGGCTGGCGACCTGGCCCAACTATCACGACGCTGCCAACTTCGACGCCTTCACCGCCGAAACCGGGGCGGCCGTGCAGGTCAATGTCTTCGGGTCGAACGAGGAAATGCTGGCCAAGCTGCAGGCGGGCGGTTCGGGCTGGGATGTCTTTGTGCCGACCAACTACACCATCACCACCTATGTCGAGCAGGACCTGATCGAGCCTTTGGATCTGGCCCTGCTGCCCAACTACGACGCCGCCAGCTTTGACCAGCGCTTTGCCGGGCCCGGCACGGTGGATGGCAAGCTTTACGCCGTGCCGAAAAACTGGGGGACCACCGGCTTTGCGGTGAACACCAACCACACCGGCGGCACGACGCCCGCCACCTGGAAAGAGTTCTTTGATCTGACCCAGACCACCTTCTCGGGCCGGACGATGGTGCATGACTATCAACTGACCACCATCGGTGCGGCGCTGAAGGCCTTTGGCTATTCGTTCAACTCGATCGACCCTGCGGAACTTGCCAAGGCGGAAGAGCTTTTGCTGGCCACCAAGCCGCATCTCTTTGCGATCAATTCGGACTACCAGCCGTCGATGCGGTCGGGCGATGCCTGGATGACGATCTGCTGGACGGGCGACGGCAAGCAGCTGAACCGCGACATGCCGGAGATTGCCTATGTCCTTGGCCGCGAAGGCGGTGAGCTTTGGTCGGATTTCTACGCCATTCCGAAGGGTGCCCCGCACCGTGAGGCGGCCTATGCCCTGATCAACTTCCTTCTGACGCCCGAGGTCAACGCCAAGGAAGCGCTGTTCCACGGCTATCCGGTGGCCGATGCCCGGGTGAACGCCCTTCTGCCGCCCGAGGTGCTGAACGATCCGATCCTCTACCCCGCGGCAGACCTCCTGAACGCGCTGGAGTTTGGCGCAGCAGCCACCTTGACCGATCCGAACCGGGCCGAGCTGATGGCCCGCTTCAAGTCGGCGTAA
- a CDS encoding ABC transporter permease translates to MQRRLSTWLLLAPAGLWFAVMLVLPLCFVLVFSFGEREAAGGYVPAFTFAQYANLPARGTAFLNTLMLAPLGTLLSLLIAYPLAYFLAMRASPQWRTTLLILVIVPFWTSILIRSYAWIFILGGQGLPALIEWLGLGSYRLINTPFAVLTGIVYGYLPLMVLPVYVSLERLDKRLLEASADLGAPPLRSFLQVTLPLSLPGVATGCMLVFILLMGEFLIPAMLGGGKVFFIGNALVDLFLQSRNWAFGAAVAVTLVVIMLVTVSLYMWLMRRMGGVRDDVALM, encoded by the coding sequence ATGCAGCGGCGGCTTTCCACATGGCTTCTTCTGGCCCCCGCGGGGCTGTGGTTTGCCGTCATGCTGGTGCTGCCGCTGTGCTTCGTCCTTGTCTTCAGCTTTGGCGAGCGTGAGGCGGCGGGCGGCTACGTCCCCGCCTTCACCTTCGCGCAATACGCCAACCTTCCCGCCCGCGGCACGGCCTTTCTGAACACGCTGATGCTGGCGCCACTGGGCACGCTTCTGTCGCTGCTCATCGCCTATCCGCTTGCGTATTTCCTCGCGATGCGGGCCAGCCCGCAGTGGCGAACGACCCTGCTGATCCTGGTCATCGTGCCCTTCTGGACCTCCATCCTGATCCGCAGCTATGCGTGGATCTTCATCCTTGGCGGGCAAGGTCTGCCCGCCTTGATCGAATGGCTTGGGCTTGGCAGCTACCGTCTGATCAACACGCCCTTCGCCGTGCTGACGGGCATCGTTTACGGCTATCTGCCGCTGATGGTCCTGCCGGTCTATGTCAGCCTTGAACGGCTGGACAAGCGCCTTTTGGAGGCCTCGGCAGACCTTGGGGCGCCACCCTTGCGCAGCTTCCTGCAGGTGACCCTGCCCCTGTCGCTGCCGGGCGTGGCCACCGGCTGCATGCTGGTCTTCATCCTTCTGATGGGTGAGTTTCTGATCCCCGCCATGCTGGGCGGCGGCAAGGTGTTCTTCATCGGCAATGCGCTGGTCGATCTGTTCCTGCAATCGCGCAACTGGGCTTTTGGCGCCGCCGTGGCCGTCACGCTGGTTGTCATCATGCTCGTCACCGTGTCGCTTTACATGTGGCTGATGCGCCGCATGGGTGGTGTGCGCGATGACGTGGCGCTGATGTAG
- a CDS encoding ABC transporter permease produces the protein MRLYAFAVYLFLYLPIAVIAIFSFNAGRHASQFTGFSVQWYGKALSNPFVIEALWNSFVVALSSALIASVFGTMAALALQGMKGRVRMVADALIYVAVMVPGIVIGIATLIALVTLFGWINPLLASLAPEGQAPQLAMGYGSLIAAHALFSMSLVIIILRARLAGMDRSLMEASADLYAPPLATFRQVTLPLIFPGILAGFLLSFTFSFDDFIIAFFVAGSETTLPIYVFSSIRRGVTPEINAIGTMVLAVSLLLLIAAQVILRRGPKTGGTDAA, from the coding sequence ATGCGCCTTTACGCCTTTGCCGTCTACCTGTTCCTGTACCTGCCGATCGCGGTCATCGCGATCTTCAGCTTCAACGCGGGCCGCCATGCCAGCCAGTTCACCGGGTTTTCGGTGCAATGGTATGGCAAGGCCCTGTCCAACCCCTTTGTGATCGAGGCGCTGTGGAACAGCTTTGTCGTGGCCCTGTCCTCGGCCCTGATCGCCAGCGTGTTCGGCACGATGGCCGCTTTGGCCCTGCAAGGCATGAAGGGACGCGTGCGCATGGTTGCCGATGCGCTGATCTATGTGGCGGTGATGGTGCCCGGCATCGTCATCGGCATTGCGACGCTGATCGCCCTTGTGACGCTGTTCGGCTGGATCAACCCCCTGCTGGCCAGTCTGGCGCCCGAGGGACAGGCCCCGCAGCTGGCAATGGGCTACGGATCGCTGATCGCGGCCCACGCGCTGTTTTCCATGTCTCTGGTCATCATCATCCTGCGCGCCCGGCTGGCAGGCATGGACCGCAGCCTGATGGAAGCCTCAGCCGATCTTTATGCGCCCCCCTTGGCGACGTTCCGGCAAGTCACGCTGCCCTTGATATTTCCCGGGATCCTTGCGGGGTTCCTGCTCAGCTTCACCTTCAGCTTTGACGATTTCATCATCGCCTTCTTCGTCGCCGGGTCCGAGACCACTTTGCCGATCTATGTCTTTTCCTCGATCCGCCGCGGCGTCACGCCTGAAATCAACGCCATCGGCACCATGGTCCTGGCGGTGTCGCTTCTCCTGTTGATCGCAGCACAAGTGATCTTGCGGCGTGGGCCAAAGACCGGGGGCACGGATGCTGCTTGA